gGTATCACTAAcgagggttacattctgtctgtgtaCTAttctccaaaaacctaaaatgactaacaattcTATTGGGGCACTCGctgaatgggcaaggcccgagtgcgaatttaaataaatgtacacaCACAAGGACTTACTTCACCACATTCCACTCCGCACCACACTAAATAAACCTCCGTTATATACTGGGTTCCATTAATTAACAAACCTTAATATGCTGCCAGGTGCTGATATTTTTTGAATGTGTTATCATCGCAAACAGGAAATGAGCAACGTTTATCAAAATTTCGGAAGtgtatgtaaattatattaatgattaCGACTAACTTAATTTATGCATGCGGATGATAATCTTTGtaaaaatgcatgtacatgatAATTACACTTATCATAACCTGAGTAGtgcatgtttattataaaaacacttatgATAATTTCAGTTATGCATGCATAATGTATTTAAACGCTAATGATAAGCTTAGTaatgcatgtatattgtataaacatttatgaTGATCTggtttgtgtatatttattgtataaatactAATGATAATCTAAATAGtgcatataaaatgcataaactattatgataatctttgtaatgcatgtatattgtataagcGATGATTATCATCTGAttagtttatacatattttatgaaagctCGTGATCATCTAATACCTGCGtgtttattgtgtgtgtttttgtacaAATGCTTATCTGAATAGTTTATTGTATAAACGCTAATGATAATATTAGAagtgtatgtacattgtataaacGCTTATGATTAATTGTGTTGTACTCAGGGGCGCAGCTATgtctctattcatgtggattcagaaTTGTGCCGGGGGTATtagaattttgaaaacaatggagtattctggtgcattctgggcgttctgacaTCATTTATTTAgcactggaaaatggacagttttaggataaTACATCAACAAATTTACCATTTACTCGGCTgattttttctctaaaatagcaaacaaataagGTCCGACATACAATCAGATTGTCTTACAAGTCTTATTTTCTGTCCTTTTTGCCATTGTActgtataattacattttaaatgacaatGTCCATATGTCTGGTACATCATGAAGTCAAGTAAGAATAGTGATTCTGTAACGTTGGctgaactgttttattttttgatagaATCATGCGAATTCAGCCTCGAACTcacgtataggcagctacgcgcctggcgcatgtatattgtttaaaagcttACGATAATCTTAGTAGCGAATGTATATTGTTTCACAGGTTGCGATAATCTGAGTAGTGTTTATGTGTATTGTATGTCactattgtatatacatgttgtaaTTTCTCGACCTCATACACATCGGAGCttcaaaaagataaaaaggaTATGAACTCCACCAAATATTCTTATGACGAGaatagtgtacatgtatgcataaacCTCCACTTCACTTGTGTTTATCGCGGCGAGTTCACAGCATTATCAGAAAATGCGAATTTTATTGCACATTAGGTTAAACGGTGTATCAACCTTTACAAATCCAGGTCAATGGAGTATTGATAATAGGGGACAACACGGGAGTAAATATCATCTCTCCGTTTTCAGAAAATTGAACAATCATTTACTGAAAATGGTTTTTGATCGAGTGGTTTATACAAAGGGATGTTAAACAACGATATATAGGTCAAATCGATTCGTGTCTTTATCTATGTTATCTACTATATAAACTTTTAGTTCTAAGCCTGATTAAAGGTTGTATACGTGTTTAAATCTATGCATGGACATTTCACCAAATTGAAACACaacataagaaaatataaatatttagaagGGGATAACAATAAAACTTTTATATGGTTTGGAATACAAAGTCACAGCTAGATACGACGTGCCAATTAAGGACTGGGTGAATGATAAACATGGCGACCGCGGATGGCTcagatgatattttgtcaaacaaagACGGCGACCTAAATTGTGAACCGTGCTTAAGTGATGGACGGACACGAACTGTTGAAGGTTTCTGCATGGAGTGTGATGAATATCTGTGTCAGTCATGTCTGGATACGCACAGGATACTACGTGTGACAAAACCCCACCATGTTAAAAGAGGAGAAGACATACCAAGAAAGAAGCCAAATAAACTAGCTCGGTATCCCGCTGAAAGCAGCTGTCATGTACACACTGACAGTAAAATAACGTCGTTCTGTAAATCGCACAAGCAATTATGTTGTGACCAGTGTGTGATTCTGGGGCATAAAGTTTGCACTGATGTAAAGTCAATCGGCGATTATTCCAAAGAATTCGTGAACAGCGAAGACTATAAAACGGCTGTTCAGATGCTTAAGAATTTACAATCAGCATACACCGCGAAAAAGAAAGAGGCAAACATGAATCTTGAGGAAGTTGACCTTTATTACCATAATGCAATGGAGACGTTCAAAGTAGAACTTGACAAAATCAAGATGTCAGATATAAGAACTTTAAAGGCTGTGGTCTCTACATATGACAGTGTTCTTGGTCAGCTTGGTTCCTGGTCCGAAAGTATCGACacgtataaaaacaaaaatcaggACAATGAACTCGCCATCTTGGTGTTGCGGTCCATAAGAGATGTAGATACGATCAAAGATAATATTCAAAAGTTATGTAGCGACGGCAGTATTGTCAGATATGGCTTCGTGCCAGATAAAACATCACTGCTTCGTCTAGTCAAAGCGCCCTTTCTTGTTCGGACGATTACTATCAAACTTGAAAATGACGAAAACACATGTAACATCACAGACATTGCGTTGTTACGAGATTACCTGGTCTTATTTGCGGACTTCGATAATTTAAAACTAAAGTTATTCGATACTGGTAATTCTACTCTTGTTTCAAATGTCAAATTACAAAATAACCCAAGGCGGATCTCAGTAACAGAGCACGGTGAAGCATTCGTGACATATAATGGCCAACCTAAACTTCTCCACCTGAAGTCTCCAGCGACAGACCTCACCACTTTTCGGGAGATAAACGTAGACGGGAAATGTTACGCCGttgaatgttttaacaaaaccCTGAAAGTCCAGTGTTTGAACCCGGCCAAAACTATTGAAGTAGACGAAGATGGAAAACAAACCAGGGTTATcagaaatgacttaagtaagGAAACCACAGAAAATGGAGAACAGTTTGTTTCATTCCCACAATGGTCAACACAAGATCCAGCAACTGGGTCGATGTACGTTTCATGTAGTAGCAAAGATTCAATAACAGAAATCAAAAGTGACGGTAATGTTAAGTTACTTGTGAAGTCAGACAAGCTGAATTATCCTCATGACCTGTGCATGGATATTGATGGTTCAATCATCGTGTGTAGCTACGGTAGCAATGATGTTTTTAGGGTGAAGAGGAATGGAGACATCCAGAGTGTTTTACCCCAACCTCTGGACTTTAACCCTAAGGCAGTGGCTCTTGATAAACGTACAAAGCGATTGTATATCGGTGGAAATTCTGATAAACTTTTTGAGTTCCAAATCTAAATTTCGCTAATCATGATACAAAAGAGTTTGTCTCCGGATGCTGTAAATCCGACATTGTCTTACCAAACCCAACAATAGTGAGTTTTAATTTGATGTAAAGTTGACAGTTGACTTATTTTGAATTGTATGTAGGCTAATTTAGCCATGAACATTTCAATTAGTGCGTTTGTTATAACTTTACAGGACTTTTCTTCATAGCTGACAACTGTTGAGACTGGTGTACCTACATCATTATTAATTAGTTGTTGATAAATTAAAAGcatcttaaaaataatatatgaagtaaagtgtttttaattcagtatatgatttattaatacattatttGTATCATTACGTACATATAGTGTAGAacgtaaaatacacgttttgaAAGTGACCTTCTTATTGAATACACTGTCATCTATAAACATTGCGATGCACATCACTGTACTAGTGTCCTTTACCAGTTAATATAACATAGTTAGATCGTTAACGATTTACCTGTTAAAATTGACAAGCTATAAGTGATTCAATTTAGCAGGTCTAaaagtgacacacttatttaaaatcaatgcatacacatgtatagcaaaaataaatttaaagtgataaacctttaacaacttacctaatagtgcatttatggaaaatacttatcactgataacaagattgtaaccgtgtatttaatagctgaaaacgaaaacatattaaatggttggtgaatgctaaaatatttactgtgatctactataaagtagaaataccgtgttttctgcacattcctttcaaattatactcgttaaccttcataagaaacattgtttttgacatttattcatcctttctggtatattAGAACAATGGTTTCAATTCTGGTAAGtcttattttgaagaaatagtgcatctttaatccATGACCGTAAACGCTGTATGTAAGTGTATGTACAAGTATGTACAACTTAACGTATCTGATGTACAAAATCAATAAGCTTCTTTTTATTGAGTCACTGGcattaatgttaaattttgattcCTGGTGACCCTGTCTAGTTTTGGTATCATATACAAGGGTTTTACTTACTGATTAATTATAGATGTATCTTAAATAAATCACCGAATATACATTACAGATAAAGTGATGGCAGTTTTTATTTCTGTTCTTTACTTCAACTTAAATCGAAAGTGAATTGACCAATATTTAAATTCAGcgtgtttgcaatattttctatGCGTGaactattatataaatatcatagggcagcatgtgtgacattgatattgtcaacccgagaGCAGAATGTCACCCGAGGCGTAAGCTATATAGATTCTATGCATAtatagctttttgcatatatatattgacaatatcaatgtcacacatgctgccatatgatatttattttattataccgaacaaaattaagtttataaaaagctttaaaatgtttttaattcatttaattaaacaagtttaacaaggttaacaaaatataacataataaaataattatatctagaCAAAATTCCACCGTTAATTGTGCTAAAATTCCTTCAAAAACTGACAGTTCCTGTCGTCTGGtgtttttgtgtacacattgaaaagtgacgtcactgctgtatgtgtataagggaggcaatcacgtcatgttttatctaaaatattgaggcagttatttgcccttatatgacattcaaaatgttactgcggtcacatgacctgacggtgaattttcgcttggtcacctgtcaaaaaggttgaaaatgtttttgacagtcaaaatatctctttttcgggtaatgggattttaccattgtagacTAAAGTGagatataataaacatatatattcatctTTTACACATGAAAGCCTTTCAAacgataccaaaataatattgagCCACCATTCAACAATATTGACATCATTGTACATCAGTTACCGTAATAAGTTACACATAAGTAAAACACACATGTCCATGTACTTATATATAGTGCGACGTTAGATatgaatatattgtatatacgaAATATTCTCAGCTAATGTGACTTATAAACCCATCGGGTCGGTGCACCCTTTgataaatatgttgttattgtgttttgtttaaattgcacATGTCACAATATTAAACAACTGACTTAGTGTGTACTACCTTACTTATTTACTAACTTTCTCACTCATTTACAAAAATCCTTACTtacacaaatgtttatattttcgttTAGTGGGTACCTAGCGTACAATTTGAGTACCAGTAACTAGATCAATACAGCTATACCATCTCATGTTTGGAacgttttcaatgttttatgtcaGCCTTGTTGCCTGCtgcttgttgaagacaataaataaaatgtttactcaGCTTGGTTTATagtatatgttgtgtttattcTGCGGCGTAAAATGAATGTAAGTTACCCGCGGTTAATACACGGGTGTTTAAATGAACCTATATTGCATTTACGTATTATTCAGCAATatgaaacaatatgaaaaatCATGTTATACCAGTAATAAAGGACGAGGACATCACTTAGTGAACACCAACGCTAGCTTTTTTTAGATCGAACAAGGAACATGTATCAATAAACTTGTATTTAAGCCAGAGTCATGTGTTGCTATGGGCATAATATAAATAAGATTTTGGCAACACATCTACCATATTCAGTTTGCATATATTGAACGTGTTTTGAGTTAAGGCCAGATTAATGTGTTTGCTCAACGCCGATAACATCGCCCTAATTTATTGCTGATACAGCTACACATAAGCTGTACGAGTGGTCTGCACGTTGTGAAGGCTACAACCAACTGTGTCCAGTGTTAAGACGGTCACAATTCTGGGTCTGATTTATCGTACAATCTTTAACTCGCTAAAGCTGCTAATCGTTTAAGCTGGGACCAATACACATCATACacccagttttaaataacaGGATTATGCCTACTTCCACTATTATAAAAATTGCGCCTTTTGATCAAAATAACCGAAAATATAGTCGCAGTCTACTTCATTTCTATAGATCTGTGAAATCGAgatttagtaatatttttagCTTAATTACGATAATGGTTTAAATCCtttgtatttaagatattttgagaAATTCACCCCTGGCAAGTTATGAATTAAGTGTCCAGTCTATGTTCGATATCCGTGCAATATCTTGTTTCAAATCAACAACTAAGACCTATTCTagcattaaacatatttaagggTCAAATTGCCTTGTATAAACCCAATAATATATATCCTCTGTACGCAAAAGAATTTCTATATTCCTTGTAACAAGTCGGAGTTGTCTAActttagtttatatttaaaaggaCTCATTCATGGTTTGTGAAATACACTTTTAACGgggttttttaataaaaaaaataagtgtgtCAAATTAGCAGGAGTGGTAAAACGAAAGTACTGACAGCTAAAaccctttaacaaatgttgcatcagcttaaatattgtctttgaagtcaacGATTTGCAAAACCGTTGCTAACACATTTCAGCAATATGCTGTAGCATGATTGGTTAATTGATATAAGCCGAGTGGTTTAGCTATCGGCTTTCTATCCTTTTCTTGGCTGTAACAGTGTGGGTTCGCTCCCGACTAAAACCAGATTTTCCTGTCATACTTTAATTGTAACTTTTCTGCAATTTCGCTTTCAAAGAGTAAACCAATTATAGAATAGTTGTTTTGAGATGCATTAccaaaataactatttttgcTGCAATCACATGAGAGAGTCCCTTTAAGGCACTGACACATTTATCTGTAACTATAAATACGTTAAAAATAGGTTTTTATCAACCTAAACACTTGATAGGTGTGTTTTGATTCCATTGACTTTGGCAATTGCTTATTATTATCGAAGTAACGCATTTTGCTCATGATACTCtgattaaataattagtgtATTGTGTAAACGTTTAAGATATTCTGAGTggtgcatgtatattgttaaacTCCTATGGGTATCTGATACGTGCATGAATACTGTGTAAAATCTTATGATAATCTgtgtagtacatgtatgttgtataaTGCCAATTTTAAAATAGATTTAGCGCATTAGCATCATAATAGTTGCCTTAACTCTTGTGATAATCTAAATATTGTTAACGAATTGAGTGATgtgtgaaaaataatgttgaattttTTCACGCCCTCACAGTCCTCGGggatttaaaaagataaaaagaaaatgaaattcagcAACACTTCTTATGATTGTAAATTGTTCATAGGGGTTAGGACAATGACCTTGCTACATGCAGTCTTTTCAATGTAGCACAcatgaatgaatttaaaatccTATCATGAATGAAAAAGATATGGACCGGACCAAAACGGGATGGATCgacaaaaaaacacatagtTCATAAGATTGCTGTGATTTTGACCTCGAAGGTTTAACGTTGTTTATCGCGACTAGGTCAATGAGTTTTCAGCGAATACGAAATCAATTTGCTGAAAATTGCTTTACATTGGGTTATACGGTGTATTAACCATACGATATTTATGCTGGCtgtataaaatattcaacacgGAAGTAAAGTATCATCTCCAATTTCAgaaaatttaaatgacaatacagAAAATTGTTTTCGATGGGATGGTTTATACAAAAGTAGatcaaatagtaaaatattgGAGTTAATACAAGAGTGTTAACGTTATCATTTTCACAATTGTGCTGAACATTATGCATGGACAGTTCTCCAAATCTTAAAGAgaacatttacaaatgtttgaatttagTATGTGATAACAACAAAAACGTTCCAAAAGTGTGAAATAAACGTTCATAAAAATACGACAGGCCAACGTTATAGCTTAGGGCTGGCTAGAAGAATAACATGGCAACCGCGGATGGCTTAGGTGATATTTTACCAAAGAAGGACGACGACCTACTTTGTGAACCATGTTTAAATGATGGACAACGACGGAATGTTGAAGGTTTTTGCATAGAGTGCAATGAATATCTGTGTCATTCATGTCTAGATGCGCGCAGA
The sequence above is drawn from the Mya arenaria isolate MELC-2E11 chromosome 14, ASM2691426v1 genome and encodes:
- the LOC128216369 gene encoding uncharacterized protein LOC128216369 produces the protein MATADGSDDILSNKDGDLNCEPCLSDGRTRTVEGFCMECDEYLCQSCLDTHRILRVTKPHHVKRGEDIPRKKPNKLARYPAESSCHVHTDSKITSFCKSHKQLCCDQCVILGHKVCTDVKSIGDYSKEFVNSEDYKTAVQMLKNLQSAYTAKKKEANMNLEEVDLYYHNAMETFKVELDKIKMSDIRTLKAVVSTYDSVLGQLGSWSESIDTYKNKNQDNELAILVLRSIRDVDTIKDNIQKLCSDGSIVRYGFVPDKTSLLRLVKAPFLVRTITIKLENDENTCNITDIALLRDYLVLFADFDNLKLKLFDTGNSTLVSNVKLQNNPRRISVTEHGEAFVTYNGQPKLLHLKSPATDLTTFREINVDGKCYAVECFNKTLKVQCLNPAKTIEVDEDGKQTRVIRNDLSKETTENGEQFVSFPQWSTQDPATGSMYVSCSSKDSITEIKSDGNVKLLVKSDKLNYPHDLCMDIDGSIIVCSYGSNDVFRVKRNGDIQSVLPQPLDFNPKAVALDKRTKRLYIGGNSDKLFEFQI